In Rhinatrema bivittatum chromosome 11, aRhiBiv1.1, whole genome shotgun sequence, a single window of DNA contains:
- the STMN1 gene encoding stathmin — translation MATSDIQVKELEKRASGQAFELILSPRSSETVPEFPLSPPKKKDLSLEEIQKKLEAAEERRKSHEAEVLKQLAEKREHEKEVLQKAIEENNLFSKMAEEKLTHKMEANKENREAQMAAKLERLREKDKKVEEVRKNKESKDDAEN, via the exons ATGGCTACTTCTG ATATTCAAGTAAAAGAACTGGAGAAGCGTGCCTCAGGGCAGGCATTTGAACTTATATTGAGCCCTCGGTCAAGTGAAACAGTTCCAGagtttcccctctctcctcccaaaaAGAAGGATCTTTCGCTAGAAGAAATTCAGAAAAAATTGGAAGCTGCAGAAGAAAGGCGCAAG TCTCATGAAGCTGAAGTGTTGAAGCAACTGGCTGAGAAACGAGAGCATGAAAAAGAAGTACTTCAAAAGGCAATCGAAGAAAACAATCTCTTCAGCAAAATGGCAGAAGAGAAACTGACTCATAAGATGGAAGCAAACAAAGAGAACAGAGAGGCGCAGATGGCTGCTAAGCTTGAGCGCTTGCGAGAGAAG GATAAGAAGGTGGAAGAAGTTCGAAAGAACAAAGAATCCAAAGATGATGCTGAAAACTGA